A DNA window from Brassica napus cultivar Da-Ae chromosome A4, Da-Ae, whole genome shotgun sequence contains the following coding sequences:
- the LOC125608350 gene encoding heat stress transcription factor A-4a-like, whose amino-acid sequence MDRDSNDDGRIPFRSLSCYQEICRLADKDCHFSSIPRYPLFVRDVYDMVDDPSTDSVVSWSDSGKSFIIWKESEFLGDVFPRCFSCDYKDMTSLTAWFNAMGYSKVEESVHWEFTGNYLVRGQPPHPTDTSSRTPGGIMISPEEAKIMERFFASPKARKQ is encoded by the coding sequence ATGGATCGTGACAGTAATGATGATGGACGTATTCCTTTTAGGAGCCTTTCTTGCTACCAAGAGATTTGTAGGCTTGCTGATAAGGATTGTCACTTCTCATCAATTCCAAGATATCCGCTTTTCGTGAGAGACGTGTATGATATGGTGGATGATCCTTCAACTGATTCAGTTGTCTCGTGGAGTGATAGTGGCAAGAGCTTCATCATTTGGAAGGAATCTGAGTTCCTAGGAGATGTTTTTCCTAGGTGCTTTTCCTGCGATTACAAAGATATGACATCCCTCACCGCCTGGTTTAATGCCATGGGATATAGTAAAGTTGAAGAATCTGTGCATTGGGAATTCACAGGCAATTATTTGGTGAGAGGCCAGCCTCCCCACCCTACAGATACATCCTCACGTACTCCTGGGGGTATTATGATTTCTCCAGAAGAGGCCAAAATCATGGAGAGGTTCTTTGCTTCCCCGAAGGCTCGCAAACAATAA
- the LOC106394483 gene encoding heat stress transcription factor A-4a-like: protein MDRDSNDDGRIPFRSLSCYQEICRLADKDCHFSSIPRYPLFVRDVYDMVDDPSTDSVVSWSDSGKSFIIWKESEFLGDVFPRCFSCDYKDMASLTAWFNAMGYSKVEESVHWEYTGNYLVRGQPPHPTDTFSRTPGGIMISPEEAKIMERFFASTKARKQ, encoded by the coding sequence ATGGATCGTGACAGTAATGATGATGGACGTATTCCTTTTAGGAGCCTTTCTTGCTACCAAGAGATTTGTAGGCTTGCTGATAAGGATTGTCACTTCTCATCAATTCCAAGATATCCGCTTTTCGTGAGAGACGTGTATGATATGGTGGATGATCCTTCAACTGATTCAGTTGTCTCGTGGAGTGATAGTGGCAAGAGCTTCATCATTTGGAAGGAATCTGAGTTCCTAGGAGATGTTTTTCCTAGGTGCTTTTCCTGCGATTACAAAGATATGGCATCCCTCACCGCCTGGTTTAATGCCATGGGATATAGTAAAGTTGAAGAATCTGTGCATTGGGAATACACAGGCAATTATTTGGTGAGAGGCCAGCCTCCCCACCCTACAGATACATTCTCACGTACTCCTGGGGGTATTATGATTTCTCCAGAAGAGGCCAAAATCATGGAGAGGTTCTTTGCTTCTACGAAGGCTCGCAAACAATAA
- the LOC125608353 gene encoding transcription factor SCREAM2-like: MVSWERNRGSLQEKFQLLRSATNSHAQNETSIIMDASKYIQNLKKKVERFKEDTAAEQSSSEPTDPTTPMVKVETLEKGFMIKVFSGENQPGMLVSVLEAFEDMGLDVLEARVSCTDSFSLHAMGVKVINKSSYKHICIH; this comes from the exons ATGGTTTCGTGGGAACGAAATAGAGGTTCTTTACAAGAGAAGTTTCAACTGCTTCGTTCAGCCACTAATTCTCATGCT CAAAACGAAACATCGATTATAATGGATGCATCGAAATATATCCAAAACCTTAAGAAAAAAGTCGAAAGATTCAAGGAGGACACTGCCGCAGAGCAATCTTCAAGCGAGCCCACGGATCCCACCACACCAATG GTAAAAGTCGAAACCCTAGAAAAGGGTTTTATGATAAAAGTTTTCTCAGGGGAGAATCAGCCAGGCATGCTTGTTTCGGTATTAGAAGCCTTTGAGGATATGGGGCTTGACGTTCTCGAAGCTAGGGTTTCATGTACCGACTCCTTTAGCTTGCATGCCATGGGAGTCAAGGTAATTAACAAATCATCATACAAACATATCTGTATACATTAA
- the LOC125608352 gene encoding uncharacterized protein LOC125608352, with the protein MAQHVKDVVEEMNELKNLVLGYDGGYPPTSIPALKVILTLIEFVVKETKDLLRFGKFEVEKHPLPMVPNFSWEPQPAMMIPYIIEMIDVFVLDFDMMKIRVNSEGPGFVFFRYYLDRFRSRTVESIGDLVCKELTAQKAQEVHVKVWSAKKLTVDGLL; encoded by the exons ATGGCGCAGCATGTGAAGGATGTGGTTGAGGAGATGAATGAGTTGAAGAATCTGGTCCTCGGTTACGATGGG GGATATCCACCGACGTCGATTCCGGCTTTGAAGGTCATTCTCACTTTGATCGAGTTTGTAGTGAAGGAAACCAAAGATCTCCTTAGATTCGGAAAGTTTGAAGTAGAGAAACATCCCTTGCCGATGGTGCCCAACTTCTCGTGGGAACCCCAACCAGCGATGATGATCCCTTACATCATTGAAATGATCGATGTGTTTGTGCTGGATTTCGATATGATGAAGATTCGGGTCAACAGTGAGGGTCCAGGTTTTGTGTTCTTTCGATATTATCTGGATCGTTTCAGATCGAGGACGGTAGAGTCGATTGGTGATCTTGTATGTAAAGAGCTCACGGCACAGAAGGCCCAAGAAGTTCATGTTAAAGTTTGGAGTGCTAAGAAACTAACGGTGGACGGACTGTTGTAG
- the LOC125608351 gene encoding transcription factor SCREAM2-like isoform X2 has protein sequence MVSWERNRGSLQEKFQLLRSATNSHAQNETSIITDASKYIQNLKKKVERFKEDTAAEQSSSEPTDPTTPMVKVETLEKGFMIKVFSGENQPGMLVSVLEAFEDMGLDVLEARVSCTDSFSLHAMGVKNEDEERMDAEAVKQAVTDAISSWGETNVPPFL, from the exons ATGGTTTCGTGGGAACGAAATAGAGGTTCTTTACAAGAGAAGTTTCAACTGCTTCGTTCAGCCACTAATTCTCATGCT CAAAACGAAACATCGATTATAACGGATGCATCGAAATATATCCAAAACCTTAAGAAAAAAGTCGAAAGATTCAAGGAGGACACTGCCGCAGAGCAATCTTCAAGCGAACCCACGGATCCCACCACACCAATG GTAAAAGTCGAAACCCTAGAAAAGGGTTTTATGATAAAAGTTTTCTCAGGGGAGAATCAGCCAGGCATGCTTGTTTCGGTATTAGAAGCCTTTGAGGATATGGGGCTTGACGTTCTCGAAGCTAGGGTTTCATGTACCGACTCCTTTAGCTTGCATGCCATGGGAGTCAAG AATGAAGATGAGGAAAGAATGGATGCTGAAGCAGTGAAACAGGCAGTGACAGATGCAATCTCAAGCTGGGGTGAAACCAATGTTCCACCTTTTCTTTGA
- the LOC125608351 gene encoding transcription factor SCREAM2-like isoform X1 yields MVSWERNRGSLQEKFQLLRSATNSHAQNETSIITDASKYIQNLKKKVERFKEDTAAEQSSSEPTDPTTPMVKVETLEKGFMIKVFSGENQPGMLVSVLEAFEDMGLDVLEARVSCTDSFSLHAMGVKQNEDEERMDAEAVKQAVTDAISSWGETNVPPFL; encoded by the exons ATGGTTTCGTGGGAACGAAATAGAGGTTCTTTACAAGAGAAGTTTCAACTGCTTCGTTCAGCCACTAATTCTCATGCT CAAAACGAAACATCGATTATAACGGATGCATCGAAATATATCCAAAACCTTAAGAAAAAAGTCGAAAGATTCAAGGAGGACACTGCCGCAGAGCAATCTTCAAGCGAACCCACGGATCCCACCACACCAATG GTAAAAGTCGAAACCCTAGAAAAGGGTTTTATGATAAAAGTTTTCTCAGGGGAGAATCAGCCAGGCATGCTTGTTTCGGTATTAGAAGCCTTTGAGGATATGGGGCTTGACGTTCTCGAAGCTAGGGTTTCATGTACCGACTCCTTTAGCTTGCATGCCATGGGAGTCAAG CAGAATGAAGATGAGGAAAGAATGGATGCTGAAGCAGTGAAACAGGCAGTGACAGATGCAATCTCAAGCTGGGGTGAAACCAATGTTCCACCTTTTCTTTGA